A genomic window from Streptomyces sp. WMMC940 includes:
- a CDS encoding MFS transporter, with the protein MSKAVDTRLSDGSDGSDGSAGPDPSRWKALVFIALAQLMVVLDATIVNIALPSAQQDLGISDGNRQWVITAYALAFGGLLLFGGRIADLWGRKRTFVVGLVGFAAASALGGAATGEAMLLGSRALQGAFGALLAPAALSLLAVMFTDAKERAKAFGVYGAIAGGGGAVGLILGGFLTEYLDWRWTFYVNIPFAVVAAVGAWLVIREPAGGRNRSPLDVPGVLLSTLGLVTLVYGFTRAESHGWSDATTLGLFVASAALLAAFVAVEARVASPLLPLRVLTERNRGGVYLSLGLAIIAMFGLFLFLTYYLQIVKGYSPVRTGFAFLPMIAGMITGSTQIGARLMTRVPPRLLMGPGFLVAATGMLLLTQLEVDSSYVGLILPAQLLLGLGMGTAFMPAMSLSTYGVEARDAGVASAMVNTSQQVGGAIGTALLNTVAASATTSYLAAHAAGATGAEAQRLLQLDGMVHGYASAIWWAVGILAASAVIAFTLINSGRPGATTVVSAAASEDEDEDEVKIPVVAH; encoded by the coding sequence ATGTCAAAAGCGGTCGACACGCGCCTTTCCGACGGCTCCGACGGCTCCGACGGCTCTGCCGGTCCCGATCCGAGCCGGTGGAAAGCGCTCGTCTTCATCGCCCTCGCCCAGCTGATGGTCGTGCTCGACGCGACGATCGTGAACATCGCCCTGCCCTCCGCCCAGCAGGACCTGGGCATCTCCGACGGCAACCGGCAGTGGGTCATCACCGCCTACGCCCTGGCCTTCGGCGGACTGCTGCTCTTCGGCGGCCGCATAGCCGACCTGTGGGGGCGCAAGCGCACCTTCGTCGTCGGCCTGGTGGGCTTCGCCGCCGCGTCCGCGCTCGGTGGCGCGGCGACCGGTGAGGCCATGCTGCTGGGATCGCGAGCCCTGCAGGGCGCCTTCGGCGCGCTGCTCGCACCCGCGGCCTTGTCACTGCTCGCCGTGATGTTCACCGACGCCAAGGAGCGGGCCAAGGCGTTCGGTGTCTACGGTGCGATCGCCGGCGGCGGTGGAGCGGTCGGTCTCATCCTCGGCGGATTCCTCACCGAATACCTGGACTGGCGCTGGACGTTCTACGTCAACATCCCCTTCGCCGTGGTCGCCGCCGTGGGTGCCTGGCTCGTCATCCGTGAGCCGGCAGGCGGACGCAACCGCTCGCCGCTCGACGTCCCCGGCGTCCTCCTGTCCACCCTCGGCCTGGTGACCCTGGTCTACGGATTCACCCGCGCCGAGTCGCACGGTTGGTCCGACGCGACGACCCTCGGCCTGTTCGTCGCCTCCGCCGCGCTGCTCGCAGCCTTCGTCGCGGTCGAGGCACGGGTGGCGTCGCCGCTGTTGCCGTTGCGCGTGCTGACCGAGCGCAACCGCGGTGGGGTCTACCTCTCGCTGGGGCTGGCCATCATCGCGATGTTCGGCCTGTTCCTCTTCCTGACCTACTACCTGCAGATCGTGAAGGGCTACTCGCCGGTTCGGACCGGGTTCGCCTTCCTGCCGATGATCGCCGGCATGATCACGGGCTCCACGCAGATCGGCGCCCGGCTGATGACCCGGGTGCCGCCCAGGCTGCTCATGGGCCCCGGCTTCCTGGTCGCCGCGACGGGCATGCTGCTGCTGACGCAGCTGGAAGTCGACTCCTCTTACGTCGGCCTCATCCTCCCGGCGCAGTTGCTGCTCGGACTCGGCATGGGTACGGCCTTCATGCCGGCGATGTCGCTGTCGACGTACGGCGTCGAGGCGCGCGACGCCGGTGTCGCCTCCGCGATGGTGAACACCTCGCAGCAGGTCGGCGGGGCGATCGGCACTGCCTTGCTCAACACCGTCGCCGCCTCCGCAACCACCTCGTACCTCGCCGCGCACGCGGCCGGTGCGACGGGGGCCGAGGCGCAGCGGCTCCTCCAGCTGGACGGCATGGTGCACGGCTACGCGAGCGCCATCTGGTGGGCGGTCGGCATCCTGGCGGCCTCGGCCGTCATCGCCTTCACGCTGATCAACTCCGGGCGGCCCGGCGCCACGACCGTCGTGTCCGCTGCCGCTTCCGAGGACGAGGACGAGGACGAGGTGAAGATCCCGGTCGTCGCGCACTGA
- a CDS encoding dioxygenase family protein, giving the protein MPARMPALYLSHGAPPLADDPVWPGELADWSASLPRPTAILVISAHWEEAPLAIGATRSVPLVYDFWGFPERYYRVRYEAPGAPGLAESVRRLLRTPGTPVQDIPDRGLDHGAYVPLVEMFPEADVPVLQVSMPTLDPRRLLEVGRRLAPLRGEGVLIIGSGFFTHNLAALRHTEVPGWSAEFDDWGWRALAAGDVDALLDFERKAPAGKLAHPRTEHFAPLFVTMGASEGDLSSGRSVIDGFWRGLAKRSIQFG; this is encoded by the coding sequence ATGCCCGCCCGGATGCCCGCCCTCTATCTCTCGCACGGCGCCCCGCCCCTCGCCGACGACCCGGTGTGGCCCGGCGAACTCGCCGACTGGTCTGCGTCACTGCCCAGGCCCACGGCGATTCTCGTGATCTCCGCCCACTGGGAGGAGGCCCCCCTGGCGATCGGCGCGACGCGGAGCGTGCCGCTCGTGTACGACTTCTGGGGCTTCCCCGAGCGCTACTACCGGGTGCGGTACGAGGCGCCCGGCGCCCCCGGGCTCGCCGAGTCCGTGCGCCGACTGCTGCGCACCCCTGGCACTCCCGTGCAGGACATCCCGGACCGCGGCCTCGACCACGGGGCCTACGTCCCGCTCGTCGAGATGTTCCCCGAGGCCGACGTCCCCGTGCTCCAGGTCTCCATGCCGACGCTCGATCCGCGGCGTCTCCTCGAAGTCGGGCGCAGGCTGGCGCCGCTGCGCGGCGAGGGCGTCCTGATCATCGGCAGTGGGTTCTTCACCCACAACCTCGCGGCACTGCGGCACACGGAAGTGCCCGGCTGGTCGGCGGAGTTCGACGACTGGGGGTGGCGGGCGCTGGCCGCCGGGGACGTGGACGCACTGCTGGACTTCGAGCGCAAGGCGCCGGCGGGCAAGCTCGCCCATCCGCGCACGGAGCACTTCGCGCCGCTGTTCGTGACGATGGGGGCCTCTGAGGGTGATCTTTCGAGCGGGCGCAGCGTCATCGACGGCTTCTGGAGGGGACTGGCGAAGCGCTCGATCCAGTTCGGCTGA
- a CDS encoding PIN domain-containing protein, translating into MDTNVLFPFSVMDVMLALTEDSVHEIVWSERLLAEWERVIVREGRRSAESAAAVGNAVRRFFADCEIAAASYEHLVDEMPGGDPDDRHHAAAAVAAGVAALITWNLADFPAGDLAERGVRVIDPDSYLCGLYGELPDEVVDTVVRLAGEKRNPPVTITDAIARLAKAGLPGFADLLTQHLGH; encoded by the coding sequence GTGGACACCAACGTCTTGTTTCCGTTCTCGGTGATGGACGTGATGCTGGCCCTCACGGAGGACTCCGTTCACGAGATCGTGTGGTCCGAGCGACTCCTCGCGGAGTGGGAGCGGGTCATCGTCCGGGAAGGTAGGCGTTCAGCGGAGTCGGCCGCCGCGGTTGGCAACGCCGTTCGACGCTTCTTCGCTGACTGTGAGATCGCGGCGGCGTCCTATGAGCATCTTGTGGATGAGATGCCTGGCGGTGATCCCGACGACCGGCACCATGCGGCGGCTGCGGTGGCTGCCGGTGTCGCCGCGCTGATTACCTGGAACCTTGCCGACTTCCCTGCGGGTGACTTGGCTGAGCGCGGAGTGCGGGTGATCGACCCGGATTCGTACTTGTGCGGGCTGTATGGCGAGTTGCCGGATGAGGTGGTGGACACGGTGGTCAGGCTTGCCGGAGAGAAGCGCAACCCGCCCGTCACGATCACTGATGCCATCGCCCGACTCGCGAAGGCCGGTCTACCAGGCTTCGCCGACCTCCTGACGCAGCATCTCGGGCACTGA
- a CDS encoding helix-turn-helix domain-containing protein has translation MARTSVLARAEKVEPNPSHRCALAATARMVPEQVQVLVRTSDGGELALPRELVRILLASAGELARGHAVTVLASEVQLSPAETAELLGLSRPFVTRLLDAGDIPSMNLPGSSHRVVRLADVLAFQQRRERRSEGRRQIADVLGDAESAS, from the coding sequence ATGGCTCGTACGAGCGTTCTTGCCCGTGCTGAGAAGGTCGAACCGAATCCCTCGCATCGGTGCGCGCTCGCCGCGACTGCCCGAATGGTGCCAGAGCAGGTTCAGGTTCTGGTGCGCACCTCCGATGGCGGCGAGCTGGCGCTGCCACGGGAACTGGTCCGTATCCTCCTCGCCTCCGCCGGCGAGCTGGCCCGCGGGCATGCGGTCACTGTCCTGGCCTCCGAGGTTCAGCTGTCGCCGGCTGAGACTGCTGAGCTTCTGGGCTTGTCGCGACCGTTCGTCACCCGCCTGCTTGATGCCGGCGACATCCCGTCGATGAATCTGCCCGGAAGTAGTCACCGTGTGGTGCGCCTTGCCGATGTGCTGGCGTTCCAGCAGCGGCGTGAGCGCCGCAGTGAGGGGCGGCGTCAGATCGCCGATGTGTTGGGCGACGCCGAATCGGCCAGTTGA
- a CDS encoding TetR/AcrR family transcriptional regulator, whose product MSPATDTAARRATRPRADALRNRERIVTAAREMFVEFGAEVPLDEIARRAGVGNATLYRNFPDRSSLVHEVVLSVLRRTAERAEEAAATEEDPFAGLSRFTHAAADERVAALCPLLSGDFDRDHPDLVAQRDRLEGAVQALVDRAHEAGRLRADVAVGDLMVMLSQLTRPLPGTACLDIDRFTHRHLQLFLDGLEAPARSELPGSAVTLEDLRRSR is encoded by the coding sequence GTGAGCCCCGCCACCGACACCGCGGCGCGGCGCGCCACCCGGCCGCGGGCGGACGCCCTGCGCAACCGGGAGCGGATCGTGACGGCGGCCCGGGAGATGTTCGTCGAGTTCGGCGCCGAGGTGCCGCTCGACGAGATCGCCCGACGCGCCGGCGTCGGCAACGCGACCCTGTACCGGAACTTCCCGGACCGTTCCTCCCTCGTGCACGAGGTGGTCCTGTCCGTCCTGCGCCGCACCGCCGAGCGCGCCGAGGAGGCGGCCGCGACGGAGGAAGATCCCTTCGCCGGGCTCAGCCGCTTCACCCACGCGGCGGCGGACGAACGGGTCGCAGCCCTCTGCCCGCTGCTCAGCGGCGACTTCGACAGGGACCATCCCGACCTGGTCGCCCAGCGCGACCGGCTCGAAGGGGCCGTCCAGGCGCTCGTCGACCGCGCTCACGAGGCGGGCCGGCTGCGCGCCGACGTCGCGGTGGGGGATCTGATGGTCATGCTGTCCCAGCTCACCCGGCCGCTCCCGGGCACCGCCTGCCTGGACATCGACCGGTTCACCCACCGCCATCTGCAGCTGTTCCTGGACGGGCTCGAAGCGCCGGCGCGCTCCGAACTGCCGGGTTCGGCCGTGACCCTGGAGGACCTGAGGCGCTCGCGGTGA
- a CDS encoding DUF2599 domain-containing protein, producing the protein MEVSPRLLRRKATLFKGVVVALASLAALTVQASPAAADDVCGKQVGGAILVKYIELDRETGPLGCPINIELDNPDGHGKRQEFAGGTIYWSAASGAHPVWGAIGGKWGALGWEGGKLGYPVDDERTNPDGVGKRQQFQGGTVYWHPTLSNGAHPVWGRIGELWAAYGWEGGAFGYPTSDETWDEAYESMTQRFSNDGLALFWSPGDPDDETAWCKQECVGYSGAAGTDWFKETRVETYVGTDHVKVRAIPTRNGFVNARTDFHGAWNQVWSMAPYPKGIDQEEHQSLYEQFACHAAWAEERLPGDWNTGPTWDLESWLPSIGMQKAIDPIEALEHECNWS; encoded by the coding sequence CTCGACTGTTACGGCGAAAGGCCACCCTGTTCAAGGGCGTGGTCGTCGCCCTTGCCTCCCTCGCAGCCCTTACTGTTCAGGCATCCCCAGCGGCCGCGGACGACGTCTGCGGCAAGCAGGTCGGCGGAGCGATCCTCGTCAAGTACATCGAGCTGGACCGTGAGACAGGGCCACTCGGCTGTCCGATCAACATCGAGCTGGACAACCCCGACGGGCACGGAAAGCGCCAGGAGTTCGCGGGCGGCACCATCTACTGGTCCGCCGCCAGCGGCGCGCACCCCGTATGGGGCGCGATCGGCGGCAAATGGGGGGCGCTCGGCTGGGAGGGCGGGAAGCTCGGCTATCCGGTCGACGATGAACGCACCAACCCCGACGGCGTCGGGAAACGGCAGCAGTTCCAGGGTGGCACCGTCTACTGGCATCCGACGCTGTCGAACGGGGCGCACCCTGTGTGGGGGCGTATCGGTGAACTGTGGGCCGCCTACGGATGGGAGGGTGGTGCGTTCGGGTATCCGACGTCGGATGAGACGTGGGACGAGGCGTACGAGTCGATGACGCAACGCTTCTCCAACGACGGCCTGGCCCTGTTCTGGAGTCCGGGCGATCCGGACGACGAAACGGCCTGGTGCAAGCAGGAGTGCGTCGGCTACTCCGGCGCCGCCGGTACCGACTGGTTCAAGGAGACCCGGGTCGAGACCTATGTCGGCACGGACCATGTGAAGGTCCGCGCCATCCCCACCAGGAACGGGTTCGTCAACGCCCGCACCGACTTCCACGGCGCGTGGAACCAGGTCTGGTCCATGGCCCCGTACCCGAAGGGCATCGACCAGGAAGAGCACCAGTCGTTGTACGAGCAGTTCGCCTGTCACGCCGCGTGGGCGGAGGAGCGCCTGCCCGGCGACTGGAATACCGGCCCCACCTGGGACCTGGAGTCGTGGCTGCCGAGCATCGGCATGCAGAAGGCGATCGACCCGATCGAGGCCCTCGAGCACGAGTGCAACTGGAGCTGA
- a CDS encoding M6 family metalloprotease domain-containing protein: MQQTRRRIRRPGTLGALAVITLATLTSASSMLHGGSRTTAGPIATAEESALEPCRLTSTTGVQMSEGIPTPSGYVRSTGEIRALNLMIDFPDAEGAGSALDRFAEFFPQTEQWFATSSYGRLDYRPETPLPSWLRMPMAFSAYGIDRGSPYEPGYRQLVQDIVTATDHKVDFSSYDLVNVLVTPNAGPSALDTVLSVTFSGNHEAPYADGVPLANTSFVYSRQDDGSGSYSETGFRVLPHENGHVFGLPDLYTAEGGGAVGHWDIMSEDWGANNDLLGWHKWKLGWLDNDQIQCAAATGSSEYDLTPLALKGGRKLVVVPLDSESGYALEVRTRAGNDEAVCKPGVLVYHVKTDVDTGHGPVAVADSDKNSGGCTRRPNVHAELSDAPYRPGETFTDEGNRLRITVLSENANGTYRVRVTRS; encoded by the coding sequence ATGCAGCAGACCCGCCGACGGATACGCAGACCCGGCACGCTCGGCGCCCTCGCCGTCATCACGCTCGCCACCCTCACCTCGGCGAGCTCGATGCTCCACGGCGGGTCTCGGACCACGGCGGGCCCCATCGCCACGGCGGAGGAATCGGCGCTCGAACCGTGCCGCCTCACCTCCACCACCGGCGTCCAGATGTCCGAGGGGATCCCGACCCCGTCCGGCTACGTGCGCTCCACGGGCGAGATCCGCGCCCTGAACCTGATGATCGACTTCCCGGACGCCGAGGGGGCGGGCTCTGCGCTGGACCGGTTCGCGGAGTTCTTCCCGCAGACCGAGCAGTGGTTCGCCACCAGCTCCTACGGAAGGCTCGACTACCGTCCCGAGACGCCGCTGCCGAGCTGGCTGCGGATGCCCATGGCGTTCAGCGCGTACGGGATCGACCGCGGTTCGCCGTACGAGCCGGGCTACCGCCAGCTTGTGCAGGACATCGTGACCGCGACCGACCACAAGGTGGACTTCAGCTCGTACGACCTGGTCAACGTGCTGGTCACGCCCAACGCGGGACCGTCGGCGCTGGACACCGTGCTGTCCGTGACGTTCTCGGGCAACCATGAGGCGCCGTACGCGGACGGGGTGCCGCTCGCGAACACGAGCTTCGTCTACAGCCGCCAGGACGACGGCTCGGGCAGCTACTCCGAAACGGGGTTCCGGGTGCTGCCGCACGAGAACGGCCATGTCTTCGGCCTGCCCGACCTCTACACGGCGGAGGGCGGCGGCGCGGTCGGCCACTGGGACATCATGTCCGAGGACTGGGGCGCGAACAACGATCTCCTCGGCTGGCACAAGTGGAAACTGGGCTGGCTCGACAACGACCAGATCCAGTGCGCCGCCGCCACCGGCAGCAGCGAGTACGATCTCACCCCCCTCGCCCTCAAGGGTGGCCGCAAGCTGGTCGTCGTCCCCCTCGACTCGGAGTCCGGGTACGCCTTGGAGGTCCGCACCCGGGCCGGCAACGACGAGGCGGTCTGCAAACCGGGCGTCCTCGTCTACCACGTCAAGACGGACGTCGACACGGGCCACGGGCCGGTCGCCGTCGCCGACAGCGACAAGAACAGCGGGGGCTGCACCCGTCGGCCCAATGTGCACGCGGAGCTGTCGGACGCCCCGTACCGGCCGGGCGAGACGTTCACCGACGAGGGGAACAGGCTCCGGATCACGGTCCTCTCGGAGAACGCGAACGGGACCTACCGGGTGCGGGTCACCCGCTCCTGA
- a CDS encoding class I adenylate-forming enzyme family protein, whose protein sequence is MPFSGDPSDRLTAPGAPFAVEDGVYASGPRTLREFVEATWAFGGRPFLVAESGTYTYGEFFAAASALANRLVEVHGLRPGDRAVVGMRNHPEWQIAFWAAQLAGLVTVPLNAWWTEEEFAYALDDCSPGVLLVDGERLPRVRAWASRRQVPVVLFHDEGPAGGGAGVPAGWEGIERYEDLPVPDPGTAPPDVDVRPEDDATIIYTSGTTGRPKGAVATQLAQAGAAMNPRYTAAASALARGVLPGQGPAPVTLMTFPFFHVAAFTTVYSVMAVGGTLVLMHKWDAERAAGLIERHGVTHYSGVPTTALQLLDAVERNGSALPSLTHLNTGGAAAPPGLVARLTALFGERVEPRNGYGLTETCGGVTANSGASYREFPDSVGRPTPATEVRVAGPDGEPLPEGAVGELWLRGQSLVRGYWRDEDATAGAFTADGWFMTGDLATLRDGRVSIVDRLKDMVVRGGENVYCVEVEAALHEHPAVVDAAVLGVPHPVLGEEVAAVVQPAPGAVVKADELRTHVGRTLAAFKVPAHVLVRDEPLPRNPTGKILKRELREALARQVVGGGHERRARADGRGAAAG, encoded by the coding sequence ATGCCGTTCTCCGGAGACCCTTCGGATCGCCTCACGGCCCCGGGCGCCCCGTTCGCGGTCGAGGACGGGGTGTACGCGTCGGGCCCGCGCACCCTGCGGGAGTTCGTCGAGGCCACGTGGGCGTTCGGGGGCCGGCCGTTCCTGGTCGCGGAGAGCGGGACGTACACGTACGGGGAGTTCTTCGCGGCCGCCTCCGCGCTGGCGAACCGGCTCGTGGAGGTGCACGGACTGCGGCCCGGGGACCGCGCCGTCGTCGGCATGCGCAACCACCCCGAGTGGCAGATCGCCTTCTGGGCCGCGCAGTTGGCGGGACTCGTGACGGTGCCGCTGAACGCGTGGTGGACCGAGGAGGAGTTCGCGTACGCGCTCGACGACTGTTCGCCCGGAGTGCTGCTCGTGGACGGTGAGCGGCTGCCGAGGGTGCGGGCGTGGGCGTCGCGCAGACAGGTCCCCGTGGTGCTCTTCCACGACGAGGGGCCGGCCGGCGGCGGTGCCGGGGTGCCGGCGGGCTGGGAGGGGATCGAGCGGTACGAGGACCTGCCCGTACCGGACCCTGGCACGGCCCCGCCGGATGTGGACGTACGTCCTGAGGACGACGCCACGATCATCTACACGTCCGGCACCACGGGCCGGCCCAAGGGGGCCGTCGCCACCCAGCTCGCTCAGGCGGGCGCGGCGATGAACCCGCGCTACACGGCCGCCGCCTCGGCTCTCGCCAGGGGAGTTCTCCCCGGACAGGGCCCGGCGCCCGTCACCCTCATGACCTTCCCGTTCTTCCATGTGGCCGCGTTCACCACGGTCTACTCGGTGATGGCCGTCGGCGGCACGCTCGTCCTCATGCACAAGTGGGACGCCGAGCGGGCGGCGGGGCTGATCGAGCGCCACGGGGTCACGCACTACTCGGGTGTGCCGACGACCGCGCTCCAGCTGCTCGACGCCGTCGAGCGCAATGGGAGCGCGCTGCCGAGCCTCACCCACCTCAACACCGGTGGCGCCGCAGCCCCACCCGGTCTCGTCGCGCGGCTCACCGCGCTCTTCGGCGAGCGTGTGGAGCCCCGCAACGGCTACGGGCTGACCGAGACCTGCGGGGGCGTGACGGCCAACTCCGGTGCCTCCTACAGGGAGTTCCCGGACAGCGTGGGCCGACCGACCCCGGCCACCGAGGTGCGGGTCGCCGGACCGGACGGCGAACCACTGCCGGAGGGGGCGGTGGGGGAGCTGTGGCTGCGCGGCCAGTCCCTGGTCCGGGGCTACTGGCGGGACGAGGACGCCACGGCCGGGGCCTTCACGGCGGACGGCTGGTTCATGACCGGAGACCTCGCGACCCTTCGGGACGGCCGGGTCTCGATCGTCGACCGGCTGAAGGACATGGTCGTCCGCGGCGGTGAGAACGTCTACTGCGTGGAGGTCGAGGCCGCTCTGCACGAGCACCCGGCGGTCGTGGACGCCGCCGTGCTGGGCGTTCCGCATCCCGTCCTCGGGGAGGAGGTGGCGGCCGTCGTCCAGCCGGCGCCGGGCGCCGTCGTCAAGGCCGACGAACTCCGGACGCACGTCGGGCGGACGCTCGCCGCGTTCAAGGTCCCGGCGCACGTCCTCGTGCGGGACGAACCACTGCCCCGCAACCCCACGGGGAAGATCCTCAAACGGGAGCTGCGCGAGGCGCTGGCGCGGCAGGTCGTGGGCGGGGGCCATGAGCGGCGGGCTCGCGCCGACGGAAGGGGCGCGGCGGCCGGTTGA
- a CDS encoding helix-turn-helix transcriptional regulator, which translates to MTDTPARLLNLLSLLQTPREWPGSELAERLQVSPRTIRRDIDRLRELGYPVEATKGAVGGYRLVAGAAMPPLVLDDEEAVAIAVGLRAGAGHAIEGVEEAAVRALAKLEQVLPARLRRRVSTLQNATIPLTRGDGATVAPHTLTALAAAVTGRERLRFGYRSGDGAESKRLVEPYRLVSTGRRWYLVAYDLGREDWRTFRVDRVREPFATGARFTPRELPTGGDAAEFFSASMTRNQPELALDVSFAAPAERVSSRLPGHLGTPEPTGPETCRLRSRSQDSLEWIALRLALVDCEFTVHGPPALSEHLREMGARLTRAGG; encoded by the coding sequence ATGACGGACACGCCGGCACGACTGCTGAATCTGCTGTCTCTGCTCCAGACGCCGCGGGAGTGGCCGGGCAGCGAACTCGCCGAACGACTCCAGGTCAGCCCGCGCACCATCCGCCGGGACATCGACCGGCTGCGCGAGCTCGGTTATCCCGTCGAGGCGACGAAGGGCGCGGTGGGCGGGTACCGGCTCGTCGCGGGCGCCGCGATGCCTCCGCTGGTCCTCGACGACGAGGAGGCCGTGGCGATCGCCGTCGGACTACGCGCGGGCGCCGGCCATGCCATCGAAGGGGTGGAGGAGGCTGCCGTACGGGCCCTGGCCAAGCTGGAACAGGTGCTGCCCGCCCGGCTGCGCCGACGGGTGTCCACCCTCCAGAACGCGACGATCCCGCTCACCCGCGGCGACGGCGCCACCGTCGCCCCGCACACCCTCACCGCCCTCGCGGCGGCCGTGACCGGGCGGGAGCGGCTGCGATTCGGCTACCGTTCCGGCGACGGCGCGGAGTCGAAACGCCTGGTGGAGCCGTATCGACTGGTCTCGACCGGTCGGCGGTGGTACCTGGTGGCCTACGACCTCGGGCGCGAGGACTGGCGAACGTTCCGGGTCGACCGGGTCCGCGAACCGTTCGCGACCGGTGCCCGCTTCACCCCGCGCGAGCTGCCGACGGGCGGCGACGCCGCCGAGTTCTTCTCGGCCTCCATGACCCGGAACCAGCCGGAACTGGCACTGGACGTCAGTTTCGCGGCACCGGCGGAACGCGTCTCCTCCCGGCTGCCCGGCCATCTCGGCACACCGGAGCCGACGGGACCGGAGACCTGTCGGCTGCGCAGCCGCTCCCAGGACTCACTGGAGTGGATCGCGCTGCGGCTCGCCCTGGTCGACTGCGAGTTCACCGTCCACGGCCCGCCGGCTCTCTCCGAGCATCTGAGGGAGATGGGCGCGCGTCTCACACGGGCGGGCGGCTGA
- a CDS encoding sigma-70 family RNA polymerase sigma factor, which yields MATRAVARRKSAKGTGADGAESVRSTSGEIADRDLVGMYLDEIARTPLLDAAKEVELSQTIEAGVYARQILEGEVESDAAGATREELEALVAAGERAKDVFIKSNLRLVVAVARRYPRSGLPLLDLIQEGNAGLVRAVEKFDYTKGFKFSTYATWWIRQAITRSIADQSRTIRLPVHLVEELGRIRRVQREFNREHGREPEPAEVAQELGSTPERVTDVLDWARDPVSLNMSVDDEGETQFGDLLEDTSAVSPEQSVLTLLRSEELDDLIDRLDHRTASIIRMRYGIEDGRERTLTEVGKEHGLTRERIRQIEKHALLELKRMARSTGFDEAA from the coding sequence ATGGCAACCCGTGCCGTCGCCCGTCGTAAGTCCGCCAAGGGGACCGGGGCCGATGGAGCAGAGAGCGTTCGTTCCACGAGTGGGGAGATCGCCGACCGCGATCTGGTCGGCATGTACCTCGACGAGATCGCGCGTACGCCGCTGCTGGATGCCGCCAAGGAGGTCGAGCTCTCGCAGACGATCGAGGCGGGCGTCTACGCCCGGCAGATCCTCGAAGGCGAGGTGGAGAGCGACGCGGCCGGGGCCACACGCGAGGAGCTCGAGGCGCTGGTCGCAGCGGGCGAGCGCGCGAAGGACGTCTTCATCAAGTCGAACCTCCGCTTGGTGGTGGCCGTCGCGCGGCGCTATCCGCGCAGTGGTCTGCCGCTGCTCGACCTGATCCAGGAGGGCAACGCCGGCCTGGTCCGCGCGGTCGAGAAGTTCGACTACACGAAGGGCTTCAAGTTCTCCACGTACGCCACGTGGTGGATCCGTCAGGCCATCACCCGCTCGATCGCCGACCAGTCGCGTACGATCCGGCTTCCCGTCCATCTGGTCGAGGAGCTGGGCCGGATCCGGCGGGTGCAGCGCGAGTTCAACCGGGAGCACGGCCGCGAGCCCGAGCCGGCCGAGGTGGCCCAGGAACTGGGCTCCACCCCGGAGCGGGTCACGGACGTGCTGGACTGGGCCCGCGACCCGGTCTCGCTCAACATGTCCGTGGACGACGAAGGCGAGACGCAGTTCGGCGATCTGCTGGAGGACACCTCCGCGGTCTCCCCGGAGCAGTCCGTGCTGACGCTGCTGCGCAGCGAGGAGCTCGACGACCTCATCGACCGGCTCGACCACCGCACCGCATCGATCATCCGGATGCGGTACGGCATCGAGGACGGCCGGGAGCGCACGCTCACCGAAGTCGGCAAGGAGCACGGCCTCACACGTGAGCGCATCCGGCAGATCGAGAAGCACGCGCTGCTGGAGCTGAAGCGGATGGCCCGTAGCACGGGCTTCGACGAAGCGGCATGA
- a CDS encoding MarR family winged helix-turn-helix transcriptional regulator, protein MTTAPNSGEPRWLTAEEQHVWRSYLHATTLLEDSLDRQLQRDAGMPHVYYGLLVQLAEAPRRRLRMTELAKHAKITRSRLSHAIARLERNGWVRREDCPNDRRGQNACLTDQGFEVLEKAAPGHVTAVRQAVFDRLSPEQVRQLGEITRIMAESLQPDGTDADLPWLR, encoded by the coding sequence ATGACCACGGCACCGAACTCGGGCGAACCCCGTTGGCTCACCGCCGAGGAGCAGCATGTGTGGCGCTCATACCTGCACGCCACCACGCTCCTCGAGGACAGTCTCGACCGGCAGCTCCAGCGGGACGCGGGCATGCCACACGTCTACTACGGCCTGCTCGTCCAACTCGCCGAGGCTCCGCGCCGCCGTCTGCGCATGACCGAACTCGCCAAGCACGCCAAGATCACCCGATCCCGGCTCTCCCATGCGATCGCCCGGCTGGAGAGGAACGGCTGGGTGCGGCGCGAGGACTGCCCGAACGACCGACGCGGCCAGAACGCCTGCCTTACGGACCAGGGCTTCGAGGTGCTGGAGAAGGCCGCGCCGGGCCATGTCACGGCCGTACGGCAGGCGGTCTTCGACCGGCTGAGCCCCGAGCAGGTGCGCCAGCTGGGCGAGATCACCCGGATCATGGCGGAGAGCCTCCAGCCGGACGGCACCGACGCCGACCTCCCCTGGCTGCGCTGA